In a single window of the Streptomyces sp. NBC_00285 genome:
- a CDS encoding ABC transporter permease produces the protein MFFTYLRRELRRRRKAALVVASGLALGIALVIVVSSVSSGMGKAQDKVLQSLYGLGTDMTVTKAAAAPSATSSERPRFQFDAQDNGSDAQQSTDRVLVQGFQTLPTTTVTKVDKQTGVSDAAGGLSLQVIKVSGQFTRGQFQQNQNGGTGERRGQNGGGTGQPQGEVRGGGANFDVNNYSVYGTDVTKPALGPLTSSKISSGRTFTSAETNAKVAVLDSAYAKEKKLKVGSTVTVKSVKFKVIGVATADSGDAAANVYIPLTQAQTLSDSKNKVTTIYVKATDSQKIGAVKSTIQKNISGTTVTTSADLADTVSGSLSTASSLATNVGKWLSIAVLIAAFLVAGLLTSSAVSRRVREFGTLKALGWKSGRVTRQVVGEAMVNGLLGGALGIGLGLAGAYVVTAISPTLQAQLGGGGGGGGNGGGGGGGFGGPGRQAAAKTLDVALTAPVSLTTVAIAVALAVAGGLIAGAFGGWRASRLRPADALRRVE, from the coding sequence GGGGAAGGCCCAGGACAAGGTCCTCCAGTCGCTGTACGGGCTCGGGACGGACATGACGGTCACCAAGGCCGCCGCCGCGCCGAGCGCCACCAGCTCCGAGCGTCCGCGCTTCCAGTTCGACGCGCAGGACAACGGCTCCGACGCTCAGCAGAGCACCGACCGGGTGCTGGTGCAGGGGTTCCAGACCCTGCCCACCACCACGGTCACCAAGGTCGACAAGCAGACCGGCGTCTCGGACGCCGCCGGCGGGCTCAGCCTCCAGGTCATCAAGGTGAGCGGGCAGTTCACCCGCGGCCAGTTCCAGCAGAACCAGAACGGTGGGACCGGGGAGCGCCGCGGCCAGAACGGCGGCGGCACCGGCCAGCCGCAGGGTGAAGTGCGGGGCGGCGGCGCCAACTTCGACGTCAACAACTACTCCGTCTACGGCACCGACGTCACCAAGCCGGCCCTCGGCCCGCTGACCTCCTCCAAGATCTCCAGCGGCCGCACCTTCACGTCGGCCGAGACCAACGCCAAGGTCGCCGTCCTCGACTCCGCGTACGCCAAGGAGAAGAAGCTCAAGGTCGGCTCCACCGTCACCGTCAAGAGCGTCAAGTTCAAGGTGATCGGCGTCGCGACGGCCGACAGCGGGGACGCGGCCGCCAACGTGTACATCCCGCTCACCCAGGCGCAGACCCTCAGTGACTCGAAGAACAAGGTCACCACGATCTACGTCAAGGCGACCGACTCCCAGAAGATCGGCGCCGTCAAGTCGACGATCCAGAAGAACATCTCGGGTACGACCGTCACGACCTCGGCCGATCTCGCGGACACCGTCTCCGGCTCCCTCTCCACGGCGTCCTCGCTCGCCACCAACGTCGGCAAGTGGCTGTCCATCGCCGTCCTGATCGCCGCCTTCCTGGTCGCCGGGCTGCTGACCTCGTCCGCGGTGTCGCGACGGGTGCGGGAGTTCGGCACGCTCAAGGCGCTGGGGTGGAAGTCGGGCCGGGTGACCCGGCAGGTCGTCGGTGAGGCGATGGTGAACGGGCTGCTCGGCGGTGCGCTCGGCATCGGGCTCGGCCTCGCCGGCGCGTACGTCGTGACGGCCATCAGCCCCACGCTGCAGGCGCAGTTGGGCGGCGGTGGCGGCGGTGGCGGCAACGGCGGGGGCGGCGGCGGTGGCTTCGGCGGTCCCGGTCGGCAGGCGGCCGCCAAGACGCTGGACGTGGCCCTGACCGCTCCGGTCAGTCTGACGACCGTGGCGATCGCGGTGGCACTGGCTGTGGCCGGGGGGCTCATCGCCGGCGCGTTCGGCGGCTGGCGGGCGTCGCGGCTGCGGCCGGCGGACGCGTTGCGCCGAGTCGAGTAG
- a CDS encoding ABC transporter ATP-binding protein, with protein MYELRSVTKRYTRGKDTVDALAGVDLTIADGDRLVIQGPTGGGKSTLLQMLGGLDKPTEGEVVLDGTDLAKLSEAKLTTVRSENIGFVFQSFNLIPTLNAQENVETALVPLGVKGKERRERAAEALTSVGLGERLAHLPSEMSGGQQQRVAIARALVKQPKVLLADEPTGNLDESMRDEIMDVLERMWKELGLTFIMVTHDSAIAKKAPRVATIRKGRITVKENAPS; from the coding sequence ATGTACGAACTCAGAAGCGTCACCAAGCGCTACACCCGGGGCAAGGACACCGTCGACGCGCTCGCCGGTGTCGACCTGACCATCGCCGACGGGGACCGTCTCGTCATCCAGGGCCCCACCGGCGGCGGCAAGTCCACCCTCCTGCAGATGCTCGGCGGGCTGGACAAGCCCACGGAGGGCGAAGTGGTGCTCGACGGCACCGACTTGGCCAAGCTGTCGGAGGCCAAGCTCACCACGGTCCGCAGCGAGAACATCGGCTTCGTCTTCCAGAGCTTCAACCTGATCCCGACGCTCAACGCCCAGGAGAACGTCGAGACCGCCCTCGTACCCCTCGGAGTGAAGGGGAAGGAGCGGCGGGAGCGGGCGGCCGAGGCGCTGACCTCCGTCGGTCTCGGGGAGCGGCTCGCGCACCTGCCCTCCGAGATGTCCGGCGGCCAGCAGCAGCGCGTCGCCATCGCCCGTGCCCTTGTCAAGCAGCCGAAGGTGCTCCTCGCCGACGAACCCACCGGCAACCTTGACGAGTCGATGCGTGACGAGATCATGGACGTACTCGAACGCATGTGGAAGGAGCTGGGGTTGACCTTCATCATGGTCACCCACGACTCCGCCATCGCGAAGAAGGCACCGCGCGTCGCCACGATCCGCAAGGGCCGGATCACGGTGAAGGAGAACGCGCCGAGCTGA
- a CDS encoding S8 family peptidase, whose translation MKKACAATIATAAAVAMAAGMTSPASADAPRTASAQTNKAQLTPGHSITLITGDRVTVDAKGRVVGLQRAKGREHIPVQIRKAAGHTLVLPVDAARLVAGGKLDQRLFDITELNKAATRTSQKKGLKVIVGYQGAATAAKADVRDAGTLRRSLTTLNADAVQTPQQETPELWDAVTNGDKTASGIAHVWLDGVRKASLDKSVPQIGAPKAWAAGYDGKGVKIAVLDTGVDATHPDLKSQVIESKNFSTAADATDHFGHGTHVASIAAGTGAKSNGKYKGVAPGARILNGKVLDDNGSGDDSGILAGMEWAAAQGADVVNLSLGGQDTPEIDPLEAEVNKLSAEKGILFAIAAGNSGPESVGSPGSADAALTVGAVDDKDKLAYFSSTGPRAGDGAIKPDVTAPGVDITAAAAKGSFIDQEVGENPPGYLPLSGTSMATPHVAGAAAILKQEHPDWGYAELKGALTGSAKGGKYSPFQQGSGRIQVDKAIKQTVIADPVSVSFGTQLWPHTDDKPDTKPLTYRNLGTKDVTLKLTSTATDPKGHAAPAGYFKLAATTVTVPAHGQASVAMTVNTKLGGTLDGAYSAYVTATGGGQTVRTAAAVQREVESYAVTLNVLDRDGKPAKTYNTDLSGVSGLANGKWFMPYDEDGSVTVRVPKGGYILTTANIVDPKDATKGIDWMVQPKLNVTKNTTITLDSRKAKPVDITVPDAAAKSEFASPGFSVETADGGGYGYGWFLDSYAGFHTAHLGPQVTDGSLSQQFDGHWTKGATEQYDTVAGGKVKQIATGYTKHYKASELATVKVAMGAAASGKKGSINATGWLPGAFMASSIGVQQALPSSRTLHLSTPSGVKWELDFEQDSGVDPDGFPLADAYYTFGAAQSYQGGKSYSKTVNTAVFGPHLNADFGLYRDGNEIFGSLPLFADGKGHAGSSVFTSVNTTLYKNGVKVGSNDDPLFGEKTFKVPAGQASYKLTTSVKRSVKVAAASTRIDASWTFSSKKPADLTKLPASTVRFNAATGLDSRVEAGKTVKIPLTVEGSAKGSNLKSLAVYVSYDYGQTWKKVTVSGGKITVKNPAKGKAISFHAKIADKKGNKSTISIYNAYYGK comes from the coding sequence ATGAAAAAGGCATGCGCGGCCACGATCGCCACGGCGGCCGCGGTGGCGATGGCGGCGGGCATGACCAGCCCGGCGTCGGCGGACGCGCCGCGGACGGCGAGCGCGCAGACGAACAAGGCGCAGCTCACGCCCGGGCACAGCATCACGCTGATCACCGGTGACCGTGTCACCGTCGACGCCAAGGGCCGGGTCGTCGGCCTGCAGCGGGCGAAGGGTCGCGAACACATACCCGTGCAGATCCGCAAGGCCGCCGGTCACACGCTCGTGCTGCCGGTGGACGCGGCCCGGCTGGTGGCCGGCGGCAAGCTCGACCAGCGGCTCTTCGACATCACCGAGCTCAACAAGGCCGCCACCCGCACGTCCCAGAAGAAGGGACTGAAGGTCATCGTCGGCTACCAGGGCGCCGCCACGGCGGCCAAGGCCGACGTCCGGGACGCGGGCACCCTGCGACGGAGCCTCACGACGCTCAACGCGGACGCCGTGCAGACGCCCCAGCAGGAGACGCCCGAGCTCTGGGACGCGGTCACCAACGGTGACAAAACCGCCTCCGGCATCGCCCACGTGTGGCTCGACGGCGTCCGCAAGGCCAGCCTCGACAAGTCCGTGCCGCAGATCGGCGCCCCCAAGGCATGGGCGGCCGGCTACGACGGCAAGGGCGTCAAGATCGCCGTACTGGACACCGGTGTCGACGCGACCCACCCGGACCTCAAGAGCCAGGTGATCGAGTCCAAGAACTTCTCCACCGCGGCCGACGCCACCGACCACTTCGGCCACGGCACGCACGTCGCGTCCATCGCGGCCGGCACGGGCGCCAAGTCCAACGGCAAGTACAAGGGCGTCGCGCCCGGCGCGAGGATCCTCAACGGCAAGGTCCTCGACGACAACGGCTCCGGTGACGACTCCGGCATCCTCGCCGGCATGGAGTGGGCCGCCGCGCAGGGCGCCGACGTGGTCAACCTGAGCCTCGGCGGCCAGGACACCCCGGAGATCGACCCGTTGGAGGCGGAGGTCAACAAGCTCTCCGCCGAGAAGGGCATCCTCTTCGCCATCGCCGCGGGCAACTCCGGTCCGGAGTCCGTCGGTTCACCGGGCAGCGCGGACGCCGCGCTCACCGTCGGCGCCGTCGACGACAAGGACAAGCTGGCCTACTTCTCCAGCACCGGCCCGCGCGCCGGCGACGGTGCGATCAAGCCGGACGTCACCGCGCCCGGCGTCGACATCACGGCCGCCGCGGCCAAGGGCAGCTTCATCGACCAGGAGGTCGGCGAGAACCCGCCGGGCTACCTGCCCCTCTCGGGTACGTCGATGGCGACCCCGCATGTCGCGGGAGCCGCCGCCATCCTCAAGCAGGAGCACCCCGACTGGGGTTACGCCGAGCTGAAGGGCGCCCTCACGGGCTCCGCGAAGGGCGGCAAGTACAGCCCGTTCCAGCAGGGTTCGGGCCGTATCCAGGTCGACAAGGCCATCAAGCAGACCGTGATCGCCGACCCGGTGTCGGTGAGCTTCGGCACCCAGCTGTGGCCGCACACCGACGACAAGCCGGACACCAAGCCGCTGACGTACCGCAACCTCGGTACGAAGGACGTCACGCTGAAGCTGACGTCGACGGCCACCGACCCGAAGGGGCACGCCGCGCCGGCCGGTTACTTCAAGCTGGCCGCCACCACGGTGACGGTCCCGGCACACGGCCAGGCCTCCGTCGCCATGACCGTCAACACCAAGCTGGGCGGCACGCTCGACGGCGCGTACTCGGCGTACGTGACCGCGACGGGCGGCGGCCAGACCGTCCGCACGGCGGCCGCGGTGCAGCGCGAGGTCGAGTCGTACGCCGTCACGCTGAACGTCCTCGACCGTGACGGCAAGCCGGCCAAGACCTACAACACGGACCTGTCCGGCGTCTCCGGCCTCGCCAACGGCAAGTGGTTCATGCCGTACGACGAGGACGGCTCCGTCACCGTCCGGGTGCCCAAGGGCGGTTACATCCTCACCACCGCGAACATCGTGGACCCCAAGGACGCCACCAAGGGCATCGACTGGATGGTCCAGCCGAAGCTGAACGTCACGAAGAACACGACGATCACGCTGGACTCGCGCAAGGCCAAGCCGGTGGACATCACCGTGCCGGACGCGGCCGCCAAGTCGGAGTTCGCCTCACCCGGCTTCTCGGTCGAGACCGCCGACGGCGGCGGATACGGCTACGGCTGGTTCCTCGACTCGTACGCCGGCTTCCACACCGCGCACCTGGGCCCGCAGGTCACCGACGGCTCGCTGAGCCAGCAGTTCGACGGGCACTGGACCAAGGGCGCCACCGAGCAGTACGACACCGTGGCCGGCGGCAAGGTCAAGCAGATCGCCACCGGTTACACCAAGCACTACAAGGCGAGCGAGCTGGCCACGGTGAAGGTCGCCATGGGCGCCGCCGCGAGCGGCAAGAAGGGCTCGATCAACGCCACGGGCTGGCTGCCCGGCGCGTTCATGGCCTCCTCCATCGGCGTCCAGCAGGCCCTGCCCAGCAGCCGCACCCTGCACCTGTCCACGCCCAGCGGGGTGAAGTGGGAGCTGGACTTCGAGCAGGACAGCGGCGTCGACCCGGACGGCTTCCCGCTTGCGGATGCCTACTACACGTTCGGTGCCGCGCAGTCCTACCAGGGCGGGAAGTCCTACTCGAAGACCGTCAACACGGCCGTCTTCGGGCCGCACCTCAACGCCGACTTCGGTCTGTACCGCGACGGCAACGAGATCTTCGGCTCCCTCCCGCTGTTCGCGGACGGCAAGGGCCACGCCGGTTCCTCGGTGTTCACCTCGGTCAACACCACGCTGTACAAGAACGGCGTCAAGGTCGGCTCGAACGACGACCCGCTGTTCGGCGAGAAGACGTTCAAGGTTCCGGCCGGTCAGGCCTCGTACAAGCTGACGACCTCGGTCAAGCGCAGCGTCAAGGTCGCGGCGGCCTCCACCCGGATCGACGCCAGCTGGACCTTCTCGTCCAAGAAGCCGGCCGACCTCACCAAGCTGCCCGCCTCCACGGTCCGCTTCAACGCGGCCACGGGGCTGGACAGCAGGGTCGAGGCCGGCAAGACGGTCAAGATCCCGTTGACCGTCGAGGGCTCCGCCAAGGGCTCCAACCTGAAGTCCCTCGCGGTGTACGTGTCGTACGACTACGGCCAGACCTGGAAGAAGGTCACGGTCTCGGGCGGCAAGATCACCGTGAAGAACCCGGCGAAGGGGAAGGCCATCTCCTTCCACGCCAAGATCGCCGACAAGAAGGGCAACAAGTCGACGATCTCGATCTACAACGCGTACTACGGGAAGTGA
- a CDS encoding group II truncated hemoglobin — translation MTTETVEYVRYRIPEDRSAEFMSAYTHASAQLAAAPQCVDYELARCEDDFEHYVLRITWTSTEDHVEGFRKSELFPDFLAEIQPYIESIEEMRHYKPTTVRGRGAAVPTLFAWAGGTEAFGRLTTVFYEKVLADDLLAPVFAGLAPEHAEHVALWLAEVFGGPSAYSETQGGHGHMVAKHMGRGITEPQRRRWVNLIQDAADEAGLPTDAEFRSAFLAYVEWGTRLAVHFSAPDTAPPAEQPVPRWNWGSAPPYQG, via the coding sequence ATGACCACAGAGACCGTCGAGTACGTCCGCTACCGCATCCCGGAAGACCGCTCGGCGGAATTCATGTCCGCCTACACCCACGCCTCGGCCCAGCTGGCCGCGGCCCCGCAATGCGTCGACTACGAACTGGCGCGCTGCGAGGACGACTTCGAGCACTACGTCCTGCGCATCACATGGACCTCCACCGAGGACCACGTGGAGGGGTTCCGCAAGTCGGAGCTGTTCCCGGACTTCCTCGCCGAGATCCAGCCGTACATCGAGAGCATCGAGGAGATGCGCCACTACAAACCGACGACGGTCCGCGGCCGGGGCGCCGCCGTCCCCACCCTGTTCGCGTGGGCGGGCGGCACGGAGGCCTTCGGCCGGCTCACCACGGTGTTCTACGAGAAGGTCCTGGCCGACGACCTCCTGGCCCCGGTGTTCGCGGGCCTGGCCCCCGAGCACGCCGAGCACGTCGCCCTCTGGCTCGCGGAGGTCTTCGGCGGCCCGTCCGCCTACTCCGAGACGCAGGGCGGCCACGGCCACATGGTCGCCAAGCACATGGGCCGCGGTATCACCGAGCCGCAGCGCCGCCGCTGGGTGAACCTCATCCAGGATGCCGCCGACGAGGCGGGCCTGCCCACCGACGCGGAGTTCCGCTCGGCGTTCCTCGCCTACGTGGAGTGGGGCACCAGGCTCGCCGTCCACTTCTCCGCCCCGGACACCGCACCACCGGCGGAGCAGCCGGTACCGCGGTGGAACTGGGGATCGGCGCCGCCGTACCAGGGCTGA
- a CDS encoding helix-turn-helix domain-containing protein — protein sequence MDDMAEKQPGGGSLDRRAELSEFLRTRRARLKPEDVGLPDFGRHRRVPGLRREELAQLAGVSVAYYTRLEQGNGRNVSAEVLDAIARALQLSDAEYAHLMHLAKPKQHKKKPAARTEQVRGALRQLLDSIEVPAYISGRRSDILAWNRMAAAVFGDWSELPAQERNWARLVFLRPEYQELFQPWEQKATDVVAYLRMDAGCHPEDPQLSALVGELSVKSDEFRRLWATHDVKEKNHGVKRLRHPLVGELTLNFESFPVSDGTEQALITYHAEPGSPSAEALRLLASWGADATRAGKSAHS from the coding sequence ATGGACGACATGGCCGAGAAGCAGCCCGGCGGTGGCTCACTGGACCGGCGTGCCGAGCTCAGTGAGTTTCTGCGCACCCGGCGGGCCCGGCTGAAGCCCGAGGACGTGGGACTGCCGGACTTCGGGCGGCATCGCAGGGTGCCGGGGCTGCGGCGCGAGGAGCTGGCGCAGCTGGCGGGCGTCTCGGTGGCGTACTACACCCGTCTGGAACAGGGCAACGGGCGGAACGTGTCGGCGGAGGTCCTGGACGCGATCGCCCGCGCCCTGCAGCTGTCGGACGCCGAGTACGCGCACCTCATGCACCTCGCGAAGCCGAAGCAGCACAAGAAGAAGCCGGCCGCGCGGACCGAACAGGTGCGGGGCGCGCTGCGGCAGCTGCTGGACTCGATCGAGGTCCCGGCGTACATCTCGGGGCGGCGCTCCGACATCCTCGCCTGGAACCGGATGGCGGCGGCGGTCTTCGGGGACTGGTCGGAGCTGCCGGCGCAGGAGCGGAACTGGGCGCGGCTGGTGTTCCTGCGGCCGGAGTACCAGGAGCTGTTCCAGCCGTGGGAGCAGAAGGCCACCGATGTCGTCGCGTATCTGCGCATGGACGCGGGCTGCCATCCCGAGGACCCCCAGCTGTCCGCGCTCGTCGGCGAACTCTCCGTCAAGAGCGACGAGTTCAGGCGGCTGTGGGCCACGCACGACGTCAAGGAGAAGAACCACGGCGTCAAGCGCCTGCGCCATCCCCTGGTCGGCGAACTGACCCTGAACTTCGAGTCGTTCCCGGTGTCGGACGGCACCGAGCAGGCCCTGATCACCTACCACGCGGAACCGGGCTCCCCGTCTGCCGAGGCGCTGCGCCTGCTGGCGAGTTGGGGCGCGGACGCGACCCGGGCAGGCAAGTCCGCGCACTCCTGA
- a CDS encoding NAD(P)-dependent alcohol dehydrogenase has protein sequence MTTVAAYAAPAAKAPLERTTIERRAVREHDVLIDIKFAGICHSDIHQAREGWGEAIFPMVPGHEIAGVVSEVGPGVTKYQVGDRVGVGCLVDSCRECDNCKAGLEQHCTNGSVGTYNAVGKDGEPTYGGYSEKVVVDENFVVRIPEGLALDEAAPLLCAGITTYSPLKRWGAAPGKKVAVIGLGGLGHMGVKIAHALGAEVTVLSQSLRKKDDGLKLGADHYYATSDENTFKELAGSFDIILSTVSAPLNFGAYLSLLKANGALVNVGAPEEPVSLNLFSLIGGSKTLAGSAIGGIPETQEMLDFCAAHSIGSEIELIAASEINEAYERVVNSDVRYRFVIDTATI, from the coding sequence ATGACCACTGTCGCCGCGTACGCAGCTCCCGCCGCCAAGGCACCCCTGGAGCGCACCACCATCGAGCGCCGTGCGGTCCGCGAGCACGACGTGCTGATCGACATCAAGTTCGCGGGCATCTGCCACTCCGACATCCACCAGGCCCGTGAGGGCTGGGGAGAGGCCATCTTCCCGATGGTCCCGGGCCACGAGATCGCGGGCGTCGTCTCCGAGGTCGGCCCCGGTGTCACCAAGTACCAGGTCGGCGACCGTGTGGGTGTCGGCTGCCTGGTCGACTCGTGCCGCGAGTGCGACAACTGCAAGGCCGGCCTGGAGCAGCACTGCACCAACGGGAGCGTCGGCACGTACAACGCCGTCGGCAAGGACGGGGAGCCCACCTACGGCGGCTACTCCGAGAAGGTCGTCGTCGACGAGAACTTCGTCGTCCGCATCCCCGAGGGCCTGGCCCTCGACGAGGCCGCCCCGCTCCTGTGCGCCGGCATCACCACGTACTCCCCGCTCAAGCGCTGGGGCGCCGCCCCCGGCAAGAAGGTCGCCGTGATCGGCCTGGGCGGCCTCGGCCACATGGGCGTCAAGATCGCCCACGCGCTCGGCGCGGAGGTCACCGTCCTCTCCCAGTCGCTGCGCAAGAAGGACGACGGCCTGAAGCTGGGCGCCGACCACTACTACGCGACCAGCGACGAGAACACCTTCAAGGAGCTCGCCGGCAGCTTCGACATCATCCTCTCCACGGTGTCGGCACCGCTGAACTTCGGCGCCTACCTGAGCCTGCTCAAGGCGAACGGCGCCCTGGTGAACGTCGGCGCCCCCGAGGAGCCGGTCTCCCTGAACCTCTTCTCCCTCATCGGCGGCAGCAAGACCCTCGCCGGTTCGGCGATCGGCGGCATCCCCGAGACCCAGGAGATGCTGGACTTCTGCGCCGCGCACAGCATCGGCTCCGAGATCGAGCTGATCGCCGCGTCGGAGATCAACGAGGCGTACGAGCGGGTCGTCAACAGCGACGTGCGGTACCGGTTCGTGATCGACACGGCGACGATCTGA
- a CDS encoding FecCD family ABC transporter permease produces MALALLLLLAASMTVSASLGQTYVPPAEVWSTLRAGSGPHDLVVNELRVPRIVLGALVGAALGLSGALVQTVTRNPLASPDVIGVGHGAAAATVLALATGVVSSPGAMPAVSVAGGLGAAALVYVLAWRRGMQASRFVLVGVGIGVALSAVVQLYLTDSELEAAEQVKLWLTGSLNGRGWEQAGPLGVALLLCLPALGWASRVVRPLGLDPDTAAALGVRVDRARLGLTVLGVVLAATATGAGGPIGFVALTSPQLARRLTRTPQLPLLCSALTGAVVLVAADLAARTLLPPLEIPVGALTSLVGGPYLLWLLGRRTTVR; encoded by the coding sequence GTGGCGCTCGCCCTGCTCCTGTTGCTCGCAGCCTCCATGACCGTCTCCGCCTCCCTCGGCCAGACGTACGTCCCGCCCGCCGAGGTGTGGAGCACCCTCCGCGCCGGCTCCGGCCCCCATGATCTGGTCGTCAACGAGCTCCGCGTCCCCCGGATCGTGCTCGGAGCACTCGTCGGGGCCGCTCTCGGTCTGTCCGGGGCCCTCGTGCAGACCGTCACCCGTAATCCGCTGGCCAGTCCCGACGTGATCGGCGTCGGACACGGCGCTGCCGCCGCGACCGTGCTCGCCCTCGCCACCGGGGTCGTCTCCTCACCCGGGGCCATGCCGGCCGTCTCCGTCGCGGGTGGGCTCGGCGCCGCCGCCCTCGTCTACGTACTGGCCTGGCGCCGGGGCATGCAGGCGAGCCGGTTCGTGCTCGTCGGCGTCGGGATCGGGGTCGCCCTGTCCGCCGTCGTCCAGCTGTATCTCACCGACTCCGAACTCGAAGCCGCCGAGCAGGTCAAGCTGTGGCTGACGGGGAGTCTCAACGGGCGGGGATGGGAGCAGGCCGGGCCCCTCGGCGTCGCACTCCTGCTGTGTCTGCCCGCGCTCGGGTGGGCGAGCAGGGTCGTGCGGCCGCTCGGGCTCGATCCGGACACCGCCGCCGCGCTGGGGGTACGGGTGGACCGGGCGCGGCTCGGGCTGACCGTGCTCGGGGTCGTGCTCGCCGCCACCGCGACCGGGGCCGGCGGGCCGATCGGGTTCGTCGCCCTGACCTCGCCCCAACTGGCCCGACGGCTGACCCGTACGCCCCAACTACCCTTGCTGTGCTCGGCGTTGACCGGAGCGGTCGTGCTGGTCGCCGCCGATCTCGCGGCGCGGACGCTGCTGCCCCCGCTGGAGATCCCGGTCGGTGCGCTGACCTCGCTGGTCGGGGGGCCGTACCTGCTGTGGCTGCTGGGCCGACGGACGACCGTACGCTGA
- a CDS encoding FecCD family ABC transporter permease has protein sequence MIRRLAWPASVLAVAAAGLLSLAVGTRAVPLSAVVDAVLHGGGSPDALVVRSLRLPRTEIGLTAGAALGVAGAALQAVTRNPLADPGILGLSQGAAAGVVAAIGLGLANGFSGYVWYAFAGAVLAACLVYGIAARGRDGASPVKLALAGTALSAMTAGATTVVLTSSSATLDQFRFWQVGALSGRDAGTVVRMLPFLAVGALLVLACARGLDALALGDETARALGHRVAWVRGAAASGAALLTAAAVAAAGPIAFVGLAVPHLARRLVPGGHRAVLPLSALLGAALLVGADVAGRVVRAPAEVPAGVMTALVGVPVLVFLVRRRGAVS, from the coding sequence GTGATACGTCGTCTCGCCTGGCCGGCGTCCGTCCTCGCGGTGGCCGCGGCCGGCCTGCTCAGTCTCGCCGTCGGGACGCGGGCGGTGCCGCTGTCCGCCGTCGTGGACGCGGTGCTGCACGGAGGCGGATCGCCGGACGCCCTGGTCGTACGGTCGCTGCGGCTGCCGCGGACCGAGATCGGGCTGACGGCGGGGGCGGCGCTCGGGGTCGCGGGAGCCGCGCTCCAGGCCGTGACCCGCAATCCGCTCGCCGATCCCGGGATCCTCGGGCTGAGCCAGGGAGCGGCTGCGGGGGTCGTGGCCGCCATCGGCCTCGGGCTCGCGAACGGGTTCTCCGGGTACGTCTGGTACGCCTTCGCCGGCGCCGTGCTCGCGGCCTGTCTCGTGTACGGCATCGCGGCGCGCGGGCGGGACGGGGCGTCGCCGGTGAAGCTGGCGCTGGCGGGGACTGCGCTGTCGGCGATGACCGCGGGCGCCACGACCGTTGTCCTGACGTCGAGTTCGGCCACGCTGGACCAGTTCCGGTTCTGGCAGGTGGGCGCGTTGAGCGGGCGGGACGCCGGGACCGTCGTACGCATGCTGCCCTTTCTCGCCGTAGGAGCTTTGCTGGTGCTGGCGTGTGCGCGGGGGCTGGACGCGCTGGCCCTCGGCGATGAGACGGCTCGGGCGCTGGGGCATCGGGTGGCGTGGGTGCGGGGGGCCGCGGCGTCGGGAGCGGCGCTGTTGACGGCGGCGGCGGTGGCCGCGGCGGGGCCGATCGCGTTCGTGGGGCTGGCGGTGCCGCACCTGGCCCGGCGACTCGTCCCGGGTGGGCATCGGGCCGTGCTGCCCCTGTCCGCGTTGCTCGGAGCGGCACTGCTGGTGGGGGCGGACGTGGCGGGCCGGGTGGTGCGGGCTCCCGCGGAAGTGCCGGCGGGTGTCATGACGGCGCTGGTGGGAGTGCCTGTACTGGTGTTCCTGGTACGGCGTCGGGGGGCTGTTTCGTGA